One segment of Streptomyces roseifaciens DNA contains the following:
- a CDS encoding YqgE/AlgH family protein, translating to MSEVSSLTGRLLVATPALADPNFDRAVVLLLDHDEEGSLGVILNRPTPVGVGDILESWAALAGEPGVVFQGGPVSLDSALGVAVVPGEGNEKTGASAVVGDGPLGWRRVHGAIGLVDLEAPPELLAAALGSLRIFAGYAGWGPGQLEDELVEGAWYVVESEPGDVSSPDPSQLWRAVLRRQRNELAMVATYPDDPSLN from the coding sequence ATGTCCGAGGTGTCCTCGCTCACAGGACGACTGCTTGTCGCGACACCGGCGCTCGCTGACCCGAATTTCGACCGCGCGGTGGTGCTGCTGCTCGACCACGACGAGGAGGGTTCCCTCGGAGTGATCCTGAACCGCCCGACCCCCGTCGGGGTGGGCGACATCCTGGAGTCCTGGGCCGCGCTGGCCGGGGAGCCGGGCGTGGTCTTCCAGGGCGGGCCCGTCTCGCTCGACTCGGCGCTGGGCGTGGCCGTGGTGCCGGGGGAGGGGAACGAGAAGACGGGCGCCTCGGCCGTCGTCGGCGACGGCCCGCTCGGCTGGCGCCGCGTCCACGGCGCGATCGGCCTCGTCGACCTGGAGGCCCCGCCGGAGCTGCTCGCGGCCGCCCTCGGCTCGCTGCGGATCTTCGCCGGCTATGCCGGCTGGGGCCCCGGCCAGCTGGAGGACGAGCTGGTGGAGGGCGCGTGGTACGTGGTGGAGTCCGAGCCGGGCGACGTGTCGTCGCCCGATCCGTCGCAGCTGTGGCGCGCGGTGCTGCGGCGCCAGCGGAACGAACTGGCGATGGTCGCCACGTATCCGGACGACCCGAGCCTGAACTGA